Proteins encoded by one window of Eremothecium cymbalariae DBVPG#7215 chromosome 1, complete sequence:
- the VMA6 gene encoding H(+)-transporting V0 sector ATPase subunit d (similar to Ashbya gossypii AER146C), with amino-acid sequence MEGIFFNIDNGFIEGVVRGFRNGLLTTNQYLNLTQCDNLDDLKLQLSSTDYGNFLSNVSSEALTTSIIQERASNKLYQEFQYIRDQSSGNTKTFLDYVTYGYMIDNVALMITGTIHERDKAEILSRCHPLGWFDTLPTLTVATDLESLYQTVLVDTPLAPYFRDCFNTSDELDDVNIEIIRNKLYRAYLQDFYDFVTTEIPEPARMIVQEMLDFEADRRAINIALNSLQSSDVITSELKRELLPSIGKLYPTMTEQMATQATDFDSLKSILNNVHEYRGIFETKNIEDQFYKIEMEMCRDAFTQQFTVSAIWAWLKSREQEVRNITWIAECIAQNQRERINNYISVY; translated from the coding sequence ATGGAAggtatattttttaatattgataatggATTCATTGAAGGTGTGGTCAGAGGGTTCCGTAATGGTCTATTAACGACTAATCAGTACCTTAATTTAACACAGTGTGATAATTTAGATGATTTGAAATTGCAACTTTCATCAACAGACTATGGCAATTTTTTGTCAAATGTGTCATCTGAAGCGTTGACCACTTCAATTATTCAAGAACGTGCATCTAATAAGTTGTATCAAGAGTTTCAGTATATTAGAGATCAGTCTAGTGGAAATACCAAAACTTTTCTGGATTATGTGACATATGGATATATGATTGATAATGTTGCGTTGATGATTACGGGTACGATTCATGAGAGAGACAAGGCTGAAATTTTATCTCGTTGTCATCCTTTAGGTTGGTTCGATACGTTGCCCACCTTGACTGTGGCAACTGATTTGGAGTCTTTGTATCAAACAGTTTTGGTAGACACTCCATTGGCACCATATTTCCGTGACTGCTTTAATACTTCTGACGAACTAGATGACGTCaatattgaaattattagaaataaaTTATATCGAGCCTATTTACAAGATTTCTACGATTTTGTGACTACTGAAATCCCGGAACCTGCGCGTATGATTGTCCAGGAGATGCTAGATTTTGAGGCTGACAGAAGAGCTATAAATATAGCCTTAAATTCTCTGCAGTCTTCGGATGTTATTACTTCAGAATTAAAACGTGAGTTATTACCCAGTATAGGAAAATTGTATCCTACGATGACAGAACAGATGGCCACACAGGCAACTGACTTTgattctttaaaatctaTTCTCAATAATGTCCATGAATATCGGGGCATCTTTGAAACCAAGAATATTGAGGATCAATTCtataaaattgaaatgGAAATGTGTCGCGATGCATTTACTCAACAGTTTACAGTATCTGCCATTTGGGCATGGTTGAAGTCCAGGGAACAAGAAGTGCGTAACATAACATGGATTGCTGAATGCATTGCACAAAATCAAAGAGAAAGaataaataattatatatctgtatatTGA
- the BCY1 gene encoding cAMP-dependent protein kinase regulatory subunit BCY1 (similar to Ashbya gossypii AER145W) produces MYTNKSRQTHPHRRSLLSNVVRFSDSSLGMESEKYGFSIVQCKSGVASYSREVSHGNTGVLVPQWMHKCMQREGVVYDDTVVQKRQHKEEDSTEVDVLKKTRLGIEVSENGRISNKYEDVVETSKGYMTTDEKCNYISKKAPNYDGAYENETECYVSDDPWAVSQLDNISPFSLEKLMSFSLFQNASQAFYVSIARKLKLVTYHAQQYILKAGESARTMYWILKGAVNVISPDGETIHAELVEGFYFGEIGILFNRPRTATVVAKSQLLVGVLTAENFEQLLTDYPSVERQIRDEAQERLARQGKKRKACITNIIDQNLNTLDANHEGYSSFTEQEGLTLQLKTPESVPNHGFAQPNQLTLSFVNIDDSVSTHQFLKSIPLFTTLPKDILHSLALCVDIKKFQPFQYIFRKGDYGNDVYFVLSGEVEVLNHDPDVDSRSTKVLAKFGPGQYFGEKGVLNSVCDIEPISHSTCTRSVDIRSVSECSLLVLTGETLTEFCKRYPWIRQEIKKTSEERSTPKLKAGPQNITSIGASITVHETMEVPNKTESLLKLLPNSRNNDLQSASEIYDVSDHSIYYSSTQKSPHDVTSRISFDRNFSLNSRIKKLKPKSLSQRLKVSKTVPSTSRSMSPLSLQICSISKLSAGGTDTCNCHPVDVGAPELNSRLDSRKLLSASSTDSVQHMPQLKKIKLLDLAVSAKESNLPKVSVGSLPDRLLLRCFQFLSLPELMKLRFVCRKWRQLLYVASGLFDELDLTPWNKSIDDKALMQISDFVGSRPKSIDISNCYHLTDNGFSYMINETCIGGQLRKLKMRSCWEISAMAIMDVAAPSIGRILNEIDLSNCRKVRDDVIQRLIGWENTMLSTSVSTTNAPDCFEHENGRASDKNDNLKPIYQIDKPTIATEAFDGNASCRPNVIGCQNLHTLILRYCKNITDLTLYHISIYGKDRLSYIDLTRCTGLTNSGFTYWSYQSFLNLHTLILSECIFLTDSGIRSIANCTPNLQNLNLSFCCSLTDVAIELLWIGCPNLRTLDLSFCGRAVSNVSLLGISMHLRKLHNIVLKGCLRVTRSGVDSLLGGFAPLTFIDISQCKNAHMYQGGLPAIKFELEPGCKSIFLTVEDSGRCIEVVI; encoded by the coding sequence AGCTATAGTCGGGAAGTTTCGCATGGAAATACGGGTGTTTTAGTTCCACAGTGGATGCACAAATGCATGCAACGAGAGGGTGTTGTATATGATGATACGGTAGTTCAGAAACGTCAGCATAAGGAGGAAGATTCCACGGAAGTGGATGTGTTGAAGAAGACAAGGTTGGGGATCGAAGTGAGTGAGAATGGCCGTATCAGTAATAAGTACGAAGATGTTGTTGAAACGAGCAAGGGCTATATGACTACTGATGAAAAATGTAATTATATTAGTAAAAAAGCGCCTAATTATGATGGAGCTTATGAAAATGAGACGGAGTGTTATGTATCAGATGACCCCTGGGCTGTATCACAActagataatatttcacCCTTCTCCCTTGAAAAGTTAATGAGTTTTTCACTATTCCAGAATGCCTCCCAGGCTTTTTATGTTTCAATTGCGAGAAAGCTAAAGCTAGTTACTTACCACGCCCAGCAATATATTCTAAAGGCAGGAGAATCAGCGCGGACCATGTATTGGATCCTCAAAGGTGCCGTTAATGTTATATCCCCAGATGGTGAGACTATACATGCTGAATTGGTCGAAGGATTCTATTTTGGTGAAATTGGTATCTTATTTAATAGACCACGCACTGCGACGGTGGTAGCTAAATCACAACTTCTAGTTGGCGTTTTGACGGCTGAGAACTTCGAACAATTACTGACAGACTACCCGTCAGTAGAACGACAGATCAGAGATGAGGCTCAAGAAAGACTTGCAAGGCAAGGcaagaaaaggaaagcCTGCATAACCAATATCATCGATCAAAACCTCAATACTTTGGATGCAAATCATGAAGGCTATTCTTCATTCACAGAACAGGAAGGGCTGACATTACAGCTGAAAACTCCTGAGTCAGTGCCAAACCATGGGTTCGCCCAACCAAACCAATTAACTCTTTCATTTGTAAACATTGACGATTCGGTTTCCACTCATCAATTCTTGAAAAGTATACCGCTATTCACAACATTACCCAAAGATATTCTTCATAGTTTAGCACTTTGTGTGGATATTAAGAAATTTCAGccttttcaatatatctttcGCAAAGGTGATTATGGAAATGATGTGTACTTTGTCCTAAGTGGCGAAGTAGAAGTTTTAAACCATGACCCTGACGTTGATTCAAGGAGCACCAAAGTACTGGCAAAATTTGGACCAGGGCAGTACTTCGGTGAAAAGGGGGTTTTGAATTCTGTTTGTGACATAGAACCCATTTCTCATTCTACTTGCACACGATCGGTAGATATTAGATCTGTTTCAGAATGCTCCTTGTTAGTTCTAACTGGGGAAACTTTGACTGAATTTTGTAAACGATACCCATGGATAAGACAGGAAATTAAAAAGACATCAGAAGAAAGGAGCACTCCAAAGCTTAAAGCAGGACCTCAAAACATAACTTCCATAGGCGCTTCAATCACTGTGCATGAAACAATGGAAGTGCCAAATAAGACAGAAAGCCTACTCAAGTTGCTTCCGAATTCGCGGAACAATGATCTTCAAAGTGCCTCAGAGATTTATGATGTATCAGATCATTCCATTTATTACAGTTCCACTCAGAAATCACCACATGATGTAACCTCTAGGATTTCCTTCGATCGAAATTTTTCTCTTAATTCcagaatcaaaaaattaaagCCTAAGTCACTCTCTCAGCGTCTCAAAGTATCGAAAACTGTTCCCTCAACTTCTCGATCTATGTCCCCATTAAGTCTACAAATTTGCAGTATATCGAAATTATCTGCTGGTGGTACAGATACTTGCAACTGTCACCCAGTAGATGTGGGAGCACCAGAATTAAATTCAAGACTAGACAGTAGAAAGTTGTTATCTGCTTCCTCTACCGATTCTGTTCAACATATGCCACAACTCAAGAAGATAAAACTATTAGATCTTGCTGTAAGTGCAAAGGAAAGTAATCTACCTAAAGTTTCTGTCGGTTCATTACCAGATCGCCTTTTATTGCGatgttttcaatttttgaGTTTACCagaattgatgaagttaAGATTCGTTTGCAGGAAATGGAGACAGTTATTGTATGTGGCTTCAGGTTTGTTCGACGAACTAGACTTGACGCCGTGGAACAAGTCAATTGATGATAAGGCTTTAATGCAGATTTCCGATTTTGTCGGTTCAAGACCAAAATCAATCGATATCTCCAACTGCTACCATTTAACTGATAACGGCTTCTCGTATATGATTAATGAAACTTGCATAGGTGGTCAGCTtagaaaattaaaaatgaGAAGCTGCTGGGAAATAAGTGCTATGGCTATTATGGATGTTGCTGCCCCTTCAATTGGTCGAATTTTAAATGAAATTGATCTAAGTAACTGTAGGAAAGTTCGGGATGATGTAATACAGCGACTTATTGGATGGGAGAATACAATGCTGAGTACTTCGGTGTCGACGACTAACGCGCCCGATTGCTTTGAGCATGAAAACGGACGGGCAAGCGATAAAAACGATAACCTTAAACCGATTTATCAAATTGACAAGCCAACAATTGCAACGGAAGCTTTTGATGGGAATGCATCTTGTAGACCCAATGTTATAGGTTGTCAAAATTTACACACACTAATATTGAGGTATTGCAAAAATATAACCGATCTAACTTTGTATCATATTTCAATTTATGGTAAGGATAGACTGAGCTATATTGATCTTACACGATGCACTGGGCTTACTAATTCAGGGTTTACATATTGGAGTTATCAGTCCTTTTTAAACTTGCACACTTTAATTTTGAGTGAATGCATATTTCTGACAGATAGTGGCATCCGTTCAATTGCCAATTGCACACCgaatttgcaaaatttgaatttgtctttttgttgttctttAACAGATGTTGCAATTGAGTTGTTGTGGATAGGATGTCCAAATCTTCGAACCTTAGATTTAAGCTTCTGCGGTAGAGCTGTGAGTAATGTCTCGTTGTTAGGAATATCAATGCACCTACGGAAGTTACATAACATAGTGTTAAAAGGGTGCTTAAGGGTAACTAGATCTGGGGTAGATTCGTTACTCGGAGGATTTGCACCACTTAcatttattgatatttcGCAGTGCAAAAATGCGCACATGTATCAGGGCGGGCTTCCTGCAATAAAATTTGAATTGGAACCTGGTTGTAAAAGCATATTTTTAACTGTGGAAGACTCTGGCAGATGCATTGAAGTTGTTATTTAA